In a genomic window of Bordetella petrii:
- a CDS encoding amino acid ABC transporter ATP-binding protein, producing MISLTQIDKFFGDNHVLDKVDVAIAEGSVTALIGPSGSGKSTLLRCVNLLEIPEGGTLQLGDETMHFAPGHRPAREAVQRVRMQTGMVFQNFQLFPHQTVIDNVMEGLVTVQKWPRPRARQRAEELLAKVGMQGKADAWPLNLSGGQQQRVAIARALAPSPRVLLCDEPTSALDPGLAAEVVDVLKQLAGEGMTMLMATHDLRLAAAISREAVFLQDGRVVESGASAELFTRPRDPRTAAFISTLK from the coding sequence ATGATCTCGCTGACGCAGATCGACAAATTCTTCGGCGACAACCACGTCTTGGACAAGGTCGATGTCGCCATTGCCGAGGGCAGTGTCACAGCGCTGATCGGCCCGTCCGGCAGCGGCAAGAGCACGCTGCTGCGCTGCGTGAACCTGCTGGAAATTCCCGAAGGCGGCACGCTGCAACTGGGCGATGAAACCATGCACTTCGCGCCCGGCCACCGGCCCGCGCGCGAGGCCGTCCAGCGGGTGCGCATGCAGACCGGCATGGTGTTCCAGAACTTCCAGTTGTTTCCGCACCAGACTGTCATCGACAATGTCATGGAAGGCCTGGTCACGGTACAGAAGTGGCCCCGGCCGCGGGCCCGTCAACGGGCCGAGGAACTGCTGGCGAAGGTCGGCATGCAGGGCAAGGCCGATGCCTGGCCGCTGAACCTGTCGGGCGGCCAGCAGCAGCGCGTGGCCATCGCCCGCGCGCTGGCGCCGTCGCCGCGCGTGCTGTTGTGCGACGAGCCCACTTCGGCGCTCGACCCCGGCCTGGCGGCCGAGGTGGTCGACGTGCTGAAGCAGCTGGCCGGCGAAGGCATGACCATGCTGATGGCCACGCACGACCTGCGCCTGGCCGCCGCCATTTCACGCGAAGCCGTCTTCCTGCAGGACGGCCGCGTGGTGGAATCGGGCGCGTCCGCCGAGCTGTTCACCCGCCCGCGCGACCCGCGCACCGCGGCGTTCATTTCCACGCTGAAATAA
- a CDS encoding LysR substrate-binding domain-containing protein, whose product MELRHLRYFIALAGSLNFTRAAERVHVTQSTLSHQIRQLEEEIGQRLFDRVGKRVVITAAGETFLAYAARALREIDQGLSELKQSAASLTGELRVGTTHTFNQSFIPDCMARFLQHHPTVRVIIEELAADAIAARLEAGQLDLGVAYRPESTSGLQFEPLFNEELVLVVSAAHPLAARKRIRMIELHREPLVLLTPGFSTRRLLDECFAAAGAEPSVVAETNTIAAMLGMVTRLPVGAIAAPSAVAPSPALRMIPMENPTPMRTPGLLLNREVPQSRPGRAFAALLRKQAMRAYQTHAVS is encoded by the coding sequence ATGGAACTGCGGCACTTGCGCTATTTCATCGCCCTGGCGGGCTCGCTGAATTTCACGCGCGCGGCCGAGCGCGTGCATGTCACGCAATCCACGCTGTCGCACCAGATCCGCCAGCTTGAAGAAGAAATCGGCCAGCGCCTGTTCGACCGCGTGGGCAAGCGCGTTGTCATCACGGCCGCCGGCGAAACCTTCCTGGCCTATGCAGCGCGCGCCCTGCGCGAAATCGACCAGGGCCTGAGCGAACTGAAGCAAAGCGCCGCCTCGCTGACCGGCGAGCTGCGGGTAGGCACCACCCATACGTTCAACCAGAGTTTCATCCCCGACTGCATGGCGCGCTTTCTGCAGCACCATCCCACGGTCAGGGTCATCATCGAAGAGCTGGCGGCCGACGCCATCGCCGCGCGCCTGGAGGCCGGCCAGCTCGACCTGGGCGTGGCCTACCGCCCGGAGTCGACCAGCGGCCTGCAGTTCGAGCCGCTGTTCAACGAAGAACTGGTGCTGGTGGTGTCGGCCGCGCACCCGTTGGCCGCGCGCAAGCGCATACGCATGATCGAGCTGCATCGCGAGCCCCTGGTGCTGCTGACGCCCGGTTTTTCCACCCGCCGCCTGCTGGACGAGTGTTTCGCCGCCGCCGGCGCCGAGCCCAGCGTCGTGGCCGAAACCAACACCATCGCCGCCATGTTGGGCATGGTGACGCGGCTGCCGGTAGGCGCCATCGCCGCCCCCAGCGCCGTCGCGCCCAGCCCGGCGCTGCGCATGATTCCCATGGAAAACCCCACGCCCATGCGCACGCCCGGCCTGCTGCTCAATCGCGAGGTGCCGCAAAGCCGGCCAGGGCGGGCCTTTGCCGCGCTGCTGCGCAAGCAGGCGATGCGCGCATACCAGACCCACGCGGTTTCTTGA
- a CDS encoding amino acid ABC transporter permease: MPAWLQLMIDSFWPLLHAGLVFTVPLTLLSFAGGLVLAFIVALIRLFGPAPLVALVRFYVWLIRGTPLLVQLFVIFYGLPSVGIVLDPLPAALIGFTLNVGAYNSEVIRGAIESIPKGQWEAAYSLSMTRGQAMRRTVLPQAARVAVPPLANSFISLVKDTSLAAVLTVPEIFQAAQRIAAVTYEPLILYTEAALIYLVFSSALSAAQTRLERRYGQHAVFSERNR, translated from the coding sequence GTGCCCGCCTGGCTGCAGTTGATGATCGATTCGTTCTGGCCCCTGCTGCATGCCGGGCTGGTGTTCACGGTGCCGCTGACCTTGCTGTCGTTCGCGGGCGGGCTGGTGCTGGCGTTCATTGTGGCGCTGATCCGGCTGTTCGGGCCGGCGCCGCTGGTGGCCCTGGTGCGGTTCTACGTGTGGCTGATTCGCGGCACGCCGCTGCTGGTGCAATTGTTCGTGATTTTCTACGGACTGCCCAGCGTGGGCATCGTGCTCGACCCGCTGCCCGCCGCCCTGATCGGCTTTACCTTGAACGTGGGCGCGTACAACTCGGAAGTGATCCGCGGCGCCATCGAATCAATTCCGAAAGGCCAGTGGGAAGCCGCGTATTCGCTCAGCATGACGCGCGGCCAGGCCATGCGCCGCACCGTGCTGCCGCAGGCGGCGCGCGTGGCGGTGCCGCCGCTGGCCAATTCCTTCATCTCGCTGGTCAAGGATACGTCGCTGGCCGCCGTGCTGACCGTGCCCGAGATCTTCCAGGCCGCCCAGCGCATCGCCGCGGTCACCTATGAGCCGCTGATCCTGTACACCGAAGCCGCCCTGATCTACCTGGTGTTCAGCTCGGCGCTGTCGGCCGCCCAGACGCGCCTGGAGCGCCGCTACGGCCAGCATGCGGTGTTTTCCGAGAGAAACCGATGA
- a CDS encoding Bug family tripartite tricarboxylate transporter substrate binding protein, giving the protein MKPLEHSSRSGKARRNLLGAALAAAMLGLAGAPVQAADFPDRPVRIVVPFGPGTTTDTITRIVADAMAKPLGQQVVVENKSGGGGTIGTAQVARADADGYTLVMGTVGTHAINQALYKNPGYDPVKDFAPVAFVGQTPTFLVTGSGSGIESLKDLAAAAAKPPGVAFASAGSGTSGHLAGELLKARLGGEMLHVPYKEGGLAVSDVMSGQVQFMFYHPAAVLPHIKAGKLRALGVSSARRSIAAPDVPSIAEQTGSDFDLVAWFMLYAPDSTPAPVLAALRQAAQAALSDPQVAKRLSGQGVEPGGESTRDLDKFEQAEIAKWSDLVRKSGAQVN; this is encoded by the coding sequence ATGAAACCGCTCGAACATTCTTCCCGCTCCGGCAAGGCGCGTCGCAATCTGCTTGGGGCCGCGCTGGCCGCCGCCATGTTGGGGCTGGCCGGCGCGCCGGTCCAGGCCGCGGATTTTCCCGATCGCCCGGTGCGCATCGTGGTGCCGTTCGGTCCGGGCACGACCACCGACACGATCACCCGTATCGTGGCCGACGCCATGGCCAAGCCGCTGGGCCAGCAGGTCGTGGTGGAGAACAAGTCGGGCGGCGGCGGCACCATCGGCACCGCCCAGGTGGCGCGCGCGGATGCGGACGGGTATACGCTGGTCATGGGCACGGTCGGCACGCATGCCATCAACCAGGCGTTGTACAAGAACCCCGGCTACGATCCGGTGAAAGACTTCGCGCCCGTGGCCTTCGTGGGCCAGACGCCCACCTTTCTGGTGACGGGCAGCGGCTCGGGCATCGAGTCGCTGAAAGACCTGGCCGCCGCCGCGGCCAAGCCGCCCGGCGTGGCCTTTGCCTCGGCGGGTAGCGGCACCTCGGGCCACCTGGCCGGCGAATTGCTCAAGGCAAGGCTCGGCGGCGAAATGCTGCACGTTCCCTATAAAGAAGGCGGCCTGGCGGTATCCGACGTGATGTCGGGCCAGGTGCAGTTCATGTTCTACCATCCCGCCGCGGTGCTGCCGCACATCAAGGCCGGCAAGCTGCGCGCCCTGGGAGTGTCCAGCGCGCGCCGCAGCATTGCCGCGCCCGACGTGCCCAGCATTGCCGAACAGACCGGCAGCGACTTCGACCTGGTGGCCTGGTTCATGCTGTACGCGCCCGATTCCACTCCCGCGCCGGTGCTGGCCGCGTTGCGCCAGGCGGCGCAGGCCGCATTGTCCGATCCGCAGGTGGCCAAGCGGCTGAGCGGGCAGGGCGTCGAGCCGGGAGGCGAGTCGACCCGCGACCTTGACAAGTTCGAGCAGGCCGAGATCGCCAAGTGGTCGGATCTGGTGCGCAAGTCCGGCGCGCAGGTGAACTGA
- a CDS encoding tyrosine-type recombinase/integrase, whose product MSKDDFARALSDRAVKNARPKDAPYKLADGGGLHLLVQPNGSRLWRYKFRLGGKEQVFAIGRYPDVGLAEARERHLAARRLVADGVSPTAQRRDDRARMAEDAARAKAGTFKAVLDSWKATPARALAPATIRQRDREIDRYLEPKLGARPVGEITRRELADLLKTVATDTPEVARNLRTHMNSIFEHAVDVGLIAGNPTPGPRALPARKQTSHPAVAMDELGALLASIDASACQPATKAAFRLLLLTACRKLEITSGRWDEIDLDAGEWLIPADRMKTRTAHWVPLSRQAVELLRAVRAHSGGDYVFPHRDKPNTPMSPTALNEMLRRVGYRREMTVHGTRSIFSTWANAQPGANVDVIERCLAHAPRDKVRAAYNRHAYKDERRALLQSWADVLDAAEFVA is encoded by the coding sequence ATGAGCAAAGACGATTTCGCCCGTGCCCTGTCCGACCGTGCCGTAAAGAACGCCCGCCCCAAGGACGCGCCATATAAACTCGCCGATGGCGGCGGCCTGCACTTGCTGGTGCAGCCGAACGGGTCTCGGCTGTGGCGCTACAAGTTCCGCTTGGGCGGGAAAGAACAGGTATTCGCCATCGGCCGATACCCGGACGTTGGTCTCGCCGAAGCGCGTGAACGTCATCTTGCTGCGCGGCGACTGGTGGCAGATGGGGTTAGCCCGACCGCCCAACGCCGCGATGATCGTGCGCGCATGGCGGAGGACGCCGCGCGCGCCAAGGCCGGAACGTTCAAGGCTGTTCTCGATTCATGGAAGGCGACGCCAGCGCGCGCCCTTGCGCCGGCCACGATCCGTCAGCGGGATCGGGAAATCGACCGATACCTAGAGCCGAAACTAGGTGCGCGCCCAGTCGGCGAAATAACGCGCCGCGAACTGGCTGATTTGCTGAAGACAGTGGCGACCGATACACCAGAAGTCGCGCGGAACCTGCGCACGCACATGAATTCGATTTTCGAGCATGCCGTCGACGTTGGACTGATTGCTGGCAACCCAACACCAGGCCCGCGCGCCCTGCCCGCCCGCAAACAGACCTCTCACCCCGCTGTGGCCATGGACGAGCTAGGCGCCCTGCTCGCGTCCATAGACGCCAGCGCCTGCCAGCCGGCGACAAAGGCGGCGTTTCGCCTGCTGCTGCTCACGGCATGCCGAAAACTGGAAATCACGTCCGGCCGATGGGACGAAATCGACCTTGATGCAGGCGAATGGCTGATCCCGGCTGATCGAATGAAGACCCGGACCGCGCATTGGGTACCGCTGTCACGCCAGGCAGTCGAGCTGCTGCGCGCCGTCCGCGCACATTCTGGCGGCGATTACGTATTCCCGCATCGTGACAAGCCCAACACGCCAATGAGTCCCACCGCGCTTAACGAAATGCTGCGCCGGGTGGGCTATCGCCGGGAAATGACGGTGCACGGCACGCGGTCGATTTTTTCCACCTGGGCGAACGCTCAGCCTGGCGCAAACGTGGACGTGATCGAGCGTTGCCTGGCGCACGCACCCAGGGACAAGGTTCGCGCCGCATATAACCGGCACGCGTACAAAGACGAACGCCGGGCGCTCTTACAGTCATGGGCGGACGTGCTGGACGCTGCAGAATTCGTGGCTTAA
- a CDS encoding citryl-CoA lyase, translating into MKIGKETVPRTSICTSDEHTIVVRGADLCQDLIGKMAFGDYFYLLVTGRRPDAPASEVLNATLVAIAEHGLVPSVQASRMTLAAAPDSLQGAVAAGILGCGSVILGASETAGRLFHEIEARAGQGGDVVAAARAVVAEYRAARRAIPGYGHPLHKARDPRVARLFEVARDSGAGLRYVAIAEAVEQVIPEVVGKDLRLNVSAAIPAVLLGIGFPLSALRGVPILARAAGLIAHLTEEQETPIGFALSYQATREVQYEGAVPPGFGAAQP; encoded by the coding sequence ATGAAAATCGGCAAGGAAACCGTGCCTCGCACCTCGATCTGCACATCCGACGAGCACACCATCGTGGTGCGCGGCGCCGACCTGTGCCAGGACCTGATCGGCAAGATGGCGTTCGGCGATTATTTCTACCTGCTGGTCACCGGCCGCCGGCCGGATGCGCCGGCCAGCGAGGTTCTCAACGCCACGCTGGTGGCGATTGCCGAGCACGGGCTGGTGCCCAGCGTGCAGGCCAGCCGCATGACGCTGGCGGCCGCGCCCGACTCGCTGCAGGGGGCCGTGGCGGCTGGCATTTTGGGCTGCGGCTCGGTGATCCTGGGCGCTTCCGAGACGGCCGGGCGGCTGTTCCATGAAATCGAGGCGCGCGCCGGACAGGGCGGCGACGTCGTGGCCGCGGCGCGCGCCGTTGTGGCGGAATATCGCGCGGCGCGGCGCGCCATCCCCGGCTATGGGCATCCGCTGCACAAAGCGCGCGATCCGCGCGTGGCGCGGCTGTTCGAGGTGGCGCGCGATAGCGGCGCGGGCTTGCGGTACGTGGCCATTGCCGAGGCGGTGGAGCAGGTGATTCCAGAAGTCGTGGGCAAGGACCTGCGGCTGAATGTCTCGGCGGCGATTCCCGCCGTGCTGCTGGGTATCGGTTTTCCCTTGTCCGCGCTGCGGGGCGTGCCGATACTGGCGCGCGCGGCCGGGCTTATCGCCCACCTGACTGAAGAGCAAGAGACTCCGATTGGCTTCGCGCTGTCTTACCAGGCTACGCGCGAAGTGCAATACGAAGGCGCAGTTCCCCCCGGCTTCGGGGCGGCGCAGCCATAG
- a CDS encoding amino acid ABC transporter substrate-binding protein, protein MKPLRSILLAGLLQLAVAAGAHAQDGLAAIKSAGVFKIGTEGTYAPFTYHDASGKLTGFDVEIGEAIAQRLGVKAEFVEGKWDGLIAGLDVKRYDAVINQVGITDARKAKYDFSDPYIASQAVLIVRDDNTDIKSFADLKGKRSANTLTSNFGKLAQKYGAQVVAVQGFNESIDLLTSGRVDATINDNLSFLDFKKHKPNAKVKIVDSDKSAEFSESGVLIRQGNPQLREAINKALADIKADGTYKNISVKYFGTDLSAQ, encoded by the coding sequence ATGAAACCCCTGCGTTCCATTCTGCTGGCCGGCCTGCTGCAACTGGCCGTCGCCGCCGGCGCCCATGCCCAGGACGGCCTGGCCGCCATCAAATCGGCCGGCGTGTTCAAGATCGGCACCGAGGGCACCTACGCCCCCTTCACCTACCACGATGCCTCGGGCAAGCTTACCGGCTTCGACGTCGAGATCGGCGAGGCCATCGCCCAGCGCCTGGGCGTCAAGGCCGAATTCGTCGAAGGCAAATGGGACGGCCTGATCGCCGGCCTGGACGTCAAGCGCTACGACGCGGTCATCAACCAGGTGGGCATTACCGATGCCCGCAAGGCCAAGTACGATTTTTCGGACCCCTACATCGCGTCGCAGGCGGTGCTGATCGTGCGCGACGACAACACGGACATCAAGAGCTTCGCCGACCTGAAGGGCAAGCGCTCGGCCAACACCCTGACCAGCAACTTCGGCAAGCTGGCCCAAAAATACGGCGCCCAGGTGGTGGCCGTGCAAGGCTTCAATGAAAGCATCGACCTGCTGACCTCGGGCCGCGTGGACGCCACCATCAACGACAACCTGTCGTTCCTGGACTTCAAGAAGCACAAGCCCAACGCCAAGGTGAAGATCGTGGACAGCGACAAGAGCGCCGAATTCAGCGAATCGGGCGTGCTGATCCGCCAGGGCAACCCGCAGTTGCGCGAAGCCATCAACAAGGCGCTGGCCGACATCAAGGCCGACGGCACCTACAAGAACATCTCGGTCAAGTACTTCGGCACCGACCTGTCCGCCCAATAA
- a CDS encoding nitroreductase family protein — MTVSPLHALTSRRSMKFLRAPAPKPDELDQILQAAMSAPDHGKLRPWRFALIRGAAIGRLADRALDAVKRSGDPRMTPEKEKSVRQWMSEVPLFVGLAQKIDHDNPKVPEQEQLLATGASVMNILNAVHMLGYGAFWSTGMGTYVEEVQEALGFDPLDYRFLGFLAIGTPACAMPEAVRPDYREFVTEWTGE, encoded by the coding sequence ATGACCGTTTCCCCCTTGCACGCCCTGACTTCCCGCCGCTCGATGAAATTCCTGCGCGCGCCCGCGCCCAAGCCGGACGAACTCGACCAGATTTTGCAGGCCGCCATGAGCGCGCCCGATCACGGCAAGCTGCGCCCCTGGCGGTTCGCGCTGATCCGTGGCGCGGCCATCGGCCGCCTGGCCGACCGCGCGCTGGACGCGGTCAAGCGCAGCGGCGACCCTCGCATGACGCCCGAAAAAGAAAAATCGGTGCGGCAATGGATGAGCGAGGTGCCGCTATTCGTAGGCCTGGCCCAGAAAATCGACCACGACAACCCCAAAGTGCCCGAGCAAGAGCAACTGCTGGCCACCGGCGCGTCGGTCATGAACATCCTGAACGCCGTGCACATGCTGGGCTACGGAGCCTTCTGGAGCACCGGCATGGGCACCTACGTGGAAGAGGTGCAGGAAGCGCTGGGCTTCGATCCCCTGGACTACCGCTTCCTGGGTTTCCTGGCCATCGGCACCCCCGCCTGCGCCATGCCCGAAGCCGTGCGGCCCGACTACAGGGAATTCGTCACCGAGTGGACCGGCGAATAA
- a CDS encoding CaiB/BaiF CoA transferase family protein, which produces MGKVLEGIRVIEQGTFITGPAAGMLLADLGADVIKVEQPGTGDPFRAFKGGLYSPHYQTYNRNKRSIELDARDPDDAQVFDALIESADVYIQNFRPGTAERLGAGEARLRALNPGLVYCAISGFGQSGPAAGRPAYDTVAQAASGFLNLLVNPANPRVVGPAIADSLTGFYAAYGILGALVERARTGLGRRVEVSMLEAMCHFNLDAFTHFLSEGEVMGPYSRPSVSQSYTLRCADGKWIALHMSSPEKFWRGLAEAIERPGIFDDARFATREGRIAHQEQLIEMLGEIFATRTREAWCARLLERDVPHAPMYDTREALQDPQARHLQIEIEGVHPRRGPWKTVRSPVTFDGQRPTQVRPPPELGEHNDEIRAWLRAGRA; this is translated from the coding sequence ATGGGGAAAGTGCTGGAAGGCATTCGGGTCATCGAGCAGGGCACCTTCATTACCGGTCCCGCGGCGGGCATGTTGCTGGCGGACCTGGGCGCCGACGTGATCAAGGTCGAGCAACCAGGCACCGGCGATCCGTTCCGGGCTTTCAAGGGCGGGCTGTACAGTCCGCACTACCAGACCTACAACCGCAACAAGCGCAGCATCGAGCTCGACGCGCGCGACCCGGACGACGCCCAGGTGTTCGACGCCTTGATCGAGAGCGCGGATGTCTACATCCAGAATTTCCGGCCCGGCACGGCCGAGCGCCTGGGCGCTGGCGAGGCGCGGCTGCGGGCGCTGAACCCCGGGCTGGTGTATTGCGCCATCAGCGGCTTCGGCCAGAGCGGCCCGGCCGCCGGGCGGCCGGCCTACGACACGGTGGCGCAGGCGGCCAGCGGTTTCCTGAACCTGCTGGTCAACCCGGCCAACCCGCGGGTGGTGGGGCCGGCCATCGCGGACTCGCTCACCGGGTTCTACGCGGCCTACGGCATACTGGGCGCGCTGGTGGAGCGTGCCCGCACCGGGCTGGGCCGGCGCGTGGAAGTGTCCATGCTCGAGGCCATGTGCCACTTCAACCTGGATGCCTTCACGCACTTCCTGTCCGAAGGCGAAGTCATGGGGCCGTACAGCCGGCCCAGTGTTTCGCAGTCGTACACGCTGCGCTGTGCCGATGGCAAGTGGATCGCGCTGCACATGTCGTCGCCCGAAAAATTCTGGCGCGGCCTGGCCGAGGCCATCGAGCGGCCAGGCATTTTCGACGACGCGCGCTTTGCCACGCGCGAGGGCCGCATCGCGCACCAGGAGCAGTTAATCGAAATGCTCGGCGAAATCTTCGCCACGCGTACACGCGAGGCCTGGTGCGCCCGCCTGCTGGAGCGCGACGTGCCGCACGCGCCCATGTACGACACCCGTGAAGCTTTGCAAGACCCGCAGGCGCGCCACCTGCAGATCGAAATCGAAGGCGTCCATCCGCGGCGCGGCCCCTGGAAGACAGTGCGCTCGCCCGTAACGTTCGACGGCCAGCGGCCCACGCAGGTGCGCCCGCCGCCCGAATTGGGCGAGCATAACGATGAAATCCGCGCCTGGTTGCGCGCCGGCCGCGCATAG
- a CDS encoding heavy metal translocating P-type ATPase, with product MPFSASDTPACCGHDHPHQHPQGHAHDHAAASRDDAAPLRAGPGQQLARLRIGQMDCPTEETLIRKKLGQLPGVHDLHFNLMQRVLTVVHADGALDRVVAAIRSLDMTPEIMAQEEAAGAVPAAAPRRGHALLAAAGLLAALSEAAHFAALPMAVTAALAVASILACGLGTYRKGWIALRNGNLNINALMSIAVTGAVLIGQWPEAAMVMFLFNVAEMIEARALDRARHAVRDLLDLAPQVATTRQADGTWVEAPVAQLRHGDWVRVRPGERIAADGTVAEGSSAVDQSAITGESLPVDKAVGDVVYAGTVNTTGAFDYRVTAAAGETTLARIIHAVEQAQGARAPTQRFIDRFSRIYTPVVVALAVLVAVGPPLLWGQPWLDAIYRALALLIIACPCALVISTPVSVVSGLTAAARRGILIKGGVYLEEGRKLTWLALDKTGTLTHGKPVCTDLETLAEALPEPAALLAASLAARSDHPVSRAVAQAHAAAGSAALLEVRDFAALPGRGVRGRIGDTVLHLGNLRLMRELNVATPELQDRMQAHEQQGKTAIALTDGTRALALAAVADTLKPGSADAVAALHKLGVRTLMLTGDNARTAQAVARQAGIDEAHGELLPEDKLQAVQAKLGPAGKVGMVGDGINDAPALARADIGFAMGAAGTGTAIETADVALMDDDLRKIGQFVRLSRATHRVLVQNIALALGIKVVFLALAATGHATLWMAVFADVGASLLVVANGLRLLRAR from the coding sequence ATGCCGTTCTCTGCCTCCGATACCCCAGCCTGCTGCGGACACGACCACCCGCACCAACACCCGCAAGGCCACGCGCATGATCACGCAGCCGCCTCGCGGGACGATGCCGCGCCGCTGCGCGCCGGCCCCGGCCAGCAGCTGGCGCGGCTGCGCATCGGGCAGATGGACTGCCCCACCGAAGAAACCCTGATCCGCAAGAAACTGGGCCAGCTGCCGGGCGTGCACGACCTGCATTTCAACCTGATGCAGCGCGTGCTCACCGTAGTGCACGCCGATGGCGCGCTCGATCGCGTGGTGGCGGCCATCCGCTCGCTCGACATGACGCCGGAAATCATGGCGCAGGAAGAAGCAGCCGGCGCCGTGCCCGCCGCCGCGCCCCGCCGTGGCCATGCCCTGCTGGCCGCCGCGGGCTTGCTGGCCGCACTGTCGGAAGCCGCGCATTTCGCCGCCCTGCCCATGGCAGTGACCGCCGCGCTGGCGGTGGCGTCGATCCTGGCCTGCGGGCTGGGCACGTACCGCAAGGGCTGGATCGCGCTGCGCAACGGCAACCTCAACATCAACGCCCTGATGAGCATTGCCGTGACCGGCGCGGTGCTGATCGGCCAATGGCCCGAAGCGGCCATGGTCATGTTCCTATTCAACGTGGCCGAAATGATCGAAGCGCGCGCCCTGGACCGCGCGCGCCACGCCGTGCGCGATCTGCTGGACCTGGCGCCGCAGGTTGCCACCACGCGCCAAGCCGATGGCACATGGGTCGAAGCGCCGGTGGCGCAATTGCGGCACGGCGACTGGGTGCGGGTGCGGCCGGGCGAACGCATCGCCGCCGATGGCACGGTGGCGGAAGGCAGTTCGGCGGTGGACCAGTCCGCCATCACTGGCGAAAGCCTGCCGGTGGACAAGGCCGTGGGCGATGTCGTCTACGCCGGCACCGTCAACACCACCGGCGCCTTCGATTACCGCGTCACCGCGGCGGCCGGCGAAACCACCCTGGCGCGCATCATCCATGCCGTCGAGCAGGCCCAGGGCGCGCGCGCGCCCACGCAGCGCTTCATCGACCGCTTCTCGCGCATCTACACACCGGTGGTGGTGGCGCTGGCGGTGCTGGTGGCCGTGGGCCCGCCGCTGCTGTGGGGCCAGCCGTGGCTGGACGCCATTTATCGCGCGCTGGCCCTGCTGATCATCGCCTGCCCCTGCGCCCTGGTCATTTCCACTCCGGTCAGCGTCGTCAGCGGCCTGACCGCGGCGGCGCGGCGCGGCATCCTGATCAAGGGCGGCGTGTACCTGGAAGAAGGCCGCAAGCTGACCTGGCTGGCGCTCGACAAGACCGGCACGCTGACCCACGGCAAACCCGTCTGCACCGACCTGGAAACGCTCGCCGAAGCCCTGCCTGAACCCGCCGCCTTGCTGGCCGCCAGCCTGGCGGCCCGCTCCGACCATCCGGTATCGCGCGCCGTGGCGCAGGCCCATGCCGCCGCCGGATCGGCCGCCTTGCTGGAGGTGCGCGACTTCGCCGCCCTGCCCGGCCGCGGCGTGCGCGGCCGCATCGGCGACACGGTGCTGCACCTGGGCAACCTGCGCCTGATGCGCGAGCTGAACGTGGCCACGCCCGAACTGCAGGACCGCATGCAGGCCCACGAGCAGCAAGGCAAGACGGCCATCGCCCTGACCGACGGCACGCGCGCCCTGGCGCTGGCGGCGGTGGCGGACACCCTGAAGCCCGGCAGCGCCGATGCCGTGGCGGCGCTGCACAAGCTGGGCGTGCGCACGCTGATGCTGACCGGCGACAACGCGCGCACCGCGCAGGCGGTAGCCCGGCAGGCCGGCATTGACGAGGCGCACGGCGAACTCCTGCCCGAAGACAAGCTGCAGGCGGTACAGGCCAAGCTGGGCCCCGCCGGCAAGGTCGGCATGGTGGGCGACGGCATCAACGACGCGCCCGCGCTGGCGCGCGCCGACATCGGCTTTGCCATGGGCGCGGCCGGCACCGGCACGGCCATCGAGACGGCCGATGTGGCGCTGATGGACGACGACCTGCGCAAGATCGGCCAGTTCGTGCGCCTGTCGCGCGCCACGCACCGCGTCCTGGTGCAGAACATCGCGCTGGCGCTGGGCATCAAGGTGGTGTTCCTGGCGCTGGCGGCCACCGGGCACGCCACGCTGTGGATGGCCGTGTTCGCCGACGTGGGCGCCAGCCTGCTGGTGGTGGCCAACGGGCTGCGGCTGCTGCGCGCGCGCTGA
- the cadR gene encoding Cd(II)/Pb(II)-responsive transcriptional regulator: MKIGELAKAAGTTVETVRYYEKEGLLPAPERGLNNYRSYGAPHLERLRLIRNCRALDMTQDEIRAILQLADDHRAGCGPINELFDEHIAHVDARIAELAQLKAQLTELRQRCLSARPDTDDCGILHGLSEMQVQERPERHTHLG; encoded by the coding sequence ATGAAAATCGGTGAACTCGCCAAGGCGGCCGGCACCACTGTCGAAACGGTGCGCTATTACGAAAAAGAGGGCCTGCTGCCCGCGCCCGAGCGCGGCCTGAACAATTACCGCAGCTATGGCGCGCCACACCTGGAACGCCTGCGACTGATCCGCAACTGCCGTGCGCTGGACATGACACAGGACGAAATCCGCGCCATTCTGCAACTGGCCGACGACCACCGCGCCGGCTGCGGGCCGATCAATGAATTGTTCGACGAGCACATCGCCCACGTGGACGCGCGCATTGCCGAGCTGGCGCAACTGAAGGCGCAGCTCACAGAACTGCGCCAGCGCTGCCTGTCGGCGCGGCCCGACACCGACGATTGCGGCATCTTGCATGGTCTTTCGGAAATGCAGGTGCAAGAGCGCCCCGAACGCCATACCCATCTGGGTTGA